Proteins encoded by one window of Pseudorca crassidens isolate mPseCra1 chromosome 3, mPseCra1.hap1, whole genome shotgun sequence:
- the PRR22 gene encoding proline-rich protein 22, whose translation MLSVTPISGCLGFPICPCPPPPPPITRNPDQWVGHSLESAAWSNRRNRTPQDSVPPLWVGCLCSHLLPSWPARPGPRLPMQHPKHFYAPAAPQEGFSPQSLDATEGPGSQPASACTEPLPVVGSSNVCHPPNLEKEVFPAPPAGFQMAPCGCFFDPRVYRIEWTTTDFDQSSLYKLAARGPASPGTYFLDAQHCLRAPVPPPLLPHYQPSPAGPRYRMPCFPPEGPGPEALGFVGDGVPPALVKQGLAPLLPPKESELPPLLITLPAEATLPPGAYGPLRGRLTQLDGPGEPLTFTFKEPPPGAGPGLLYPPGPTEPKAAPPGAGEARTPEVARAFTPPKKVMLEDAMKLFDCLPGGPEPAGAPCKSPGPALPNSGGSGNDSFSDIRSLHLPDELLSSDYSVPEVLDIVSDMDFFYNLKALDEEPPPCPGVPPTAKPGKRKAGNPTARKGRQGSKGKQAVVPTSATPLGPRQDLGAAPH comes from the exons ATGCTCTCTGTGACGCCCATCTCTGgttgccttggtttccccatctgcccctgcccacccccacctccccccattaCCCGGAACCCTGACCAGTGGGTGGGCCACAGCCTGGAATCCGCTGCCTGGAGTAACCGGAGAAACAGAACTCCGCAGGACTCTGTGCCTCCGCTCTGGGTGGGCTGCCTGTGCTCCCACTTGCTGCCCTCCTGGCCTGCGCGGCCAGGCCCCCGCCTCCCCATGCAGCACCCCAAACACTTCTACGCACCCGCCGCTCCCCAAGAAGGCTTCAGTCCCCAGAGCCTGGACGCCACCGAAGGGCCCGGCAGCCAGCCTGCTTCTGCCTGCACAGAGCCTCTTCCTGTTGTGG GTTCCTCCAACGTCTGTCATCCCCCAAACCTGGAGAAAGAGGTGTTTCCAGCTCCTCCAGCAG GTTTCCAGATGGCTCCCTGCGGCTGCTTCTTTGACCCCCGCGTCTACCGAATCGAGTGGACCACCACCGACTTCGACCAGTCGTCCCTGTACAAGCTGGCGGCCAGGGGCCCCGCCTCGCCGGGCACCTACTTCCTGGACGCACAGCACTGCCTCAGGGCCCCGGTGCCGCCCCCACTGTTACCCCACTACCAGCCGTCCCCCGCGGGGCCCCGGTACCGCATGCCCTGCTTCCCGCCCGAGGGGCCCGGGCCCGAGGCCCTGGGCTTCGTAGGGGACGGAGTGCCCCCCGCCTTAGTCAAGCAAGGCCTGGCGCCCCTGCTGCCCCCCAAGGAGAGCGAGCTGCCCCCGCTGCTCATCACGCTGCCCGCCGAGGCCACGCTGCCCCCTGGCGCCTATGGCCCTCTCAGGGGCCGCTTGACCCAGCTGGATGGGCCCGGCGAGCCCCTGACCTTCACCTTCAAGGAGCCGCCCCCTGGCGCCGGGCCCGGCCTGCTGTACCCGCCGGGCCCCACCGAGCCCAAGGCGGCCCCGCCGGGGGCAGGCGAGGCCAGGACCCCTGAGGTGGCCAGGGCCTTCACGCCGCCCAAGAAGGTGATGCTCGAGGACGCGATGAAGCTCTTTGACTGCCTGCCGGGCGGCCCCGAGCCCGCCGGGGCCCCATGCAAGTCCCCTGGGCCTGCCCTGCCCAACAGCGGGGGCAGTGGGAACGACTCGTTCAGCGACATCCGCTCATTGCACCTGCCCGACGAGCTGCTGTCCTCGGACTACAGCGTGCCCGAGGTCCTGGATATCGTGTCCGACATGGACTTCTTTTACAACTTAAAGGCGCTGGACGAGGAGCCGCCACCCTGCCCGGGGGTGCCCCCCACCGCCAAGCCCGGCAAGAGGAAGGCCGGCAACCCGACTGCCAGGAAGGGGAGGCAGGGCAGCAAGGGCAAGCAGGCTGTGGTCCCCACCAGCGCCACCCCATTGGGGCCCAGGCAGGACCTGGGAGCCGCCCCCCATTAA